The proteins below come from a single Miscanthus floridulus cultivar M001 chromosome 1, ASM1932011v1, whole genome shotgun sequence genomic window:
- the LOC136473060 gene encoding uncharacterized protein, translating into MKPEAVAASKSGSSRRSSSTVAFSWEHEPGVSKQRHSEAKKTAAAAPRAEAVGRRTLASAKKQTPAPVPAAVTVTAHPHRHRLRVPPPPGGPGAPAASPPGRRNPRSRRVRPADDPFLAAYLACTEDGGRYYRGPQKLLGWAGLGLGHGLGMRGLGLSCKSSCGAVEECVVRLAKIPGLNED; encoded by the coding sequence ATGAAGCCGGAAGCTGTGGCGGCGTCCAAGTCCGGCAGCAGCAGAAGGAGCAGCAGTACGGTGGCCTTCTCATGGGAGCATGAGCCCGGGGTGTCCAAACAGAGACACTCGGAGGCCAAGAAGACCGCCGCTGCTGCGCCCCGCGCGGAGGCTGTCGGCAGGAGGACGCTGGCGAGCGCTAAGAAGCAGACGCCGGCGCCGGTGCCTGCGGCTGTGACTGTGACCGCGCACCCGCACCGGCATCGCCTGCGCGTGCCGCCACCTCCAGGAGGGCCGGGTGCGCCCGCCGCCTCGCCGCCGGGGAGGAGAAATCCGAGGAGCCGCCGCGTCAGGCCGGCGGACGATCCCTTCCTTGCAGCTTACCTGGCCTGCACGGAGGACGGCGGGAGATACTACAGGGGCCCCCAGAAGCTGCTTGGCTGGGCCGGGCTTGGGCTCGGCCACGGTCTTGGGATGCGTGGGCTTGGGCTCTCTTGCAAGAGCTCGTGTGGGGCCGTGGAGGAGTGCGTCGTCAGGCTGGCTAAGATTCCTGGACTCAACGAGGATTGA